One Antarctobacter heliothermus DNA segment encodes these proteins:
- the phnE gene encoding phosphonate ABC transporter, permease protein PhnE — protein MTATSDFHAESARGDGTIARFENAYADQRRRAQRAWLIGTVIFMIVFAFTAWIGDFFKVAQVTMPDGSREWRWIIPAGLPRLGEFIVKMIPSLSWDSLGADLANWFWRWKTWLVLLVETIQIAFMATALGVVGGFVLSFPAARNLSPNKWVLFLTRRYLEIARTVPELVWALIFVFCFSVGPMAGVMAIGLHTTGALGKLYSEVNENIDMRPLEGVKAAGGTWFDQIRYGAVPQVLPNIISYTLLRFEINVRASSIIGYVGAGGLGQEFRTAMSFQEYTDLSALFIIIFVTVMVIDYGSEKLRHRVIGMEARP, from the coding sequence ATGACCGCAACATCCGACTTTCACGCCGAATCCGCACGCGGCGACGGCACGATTGCGCGTTTCGAGAACGCCTACGCCGACCAGCGCCGCCGGGCGCAGCGCGCCTGGCTGATCGGCACAGTGATCTTCATGATCGTCTTTGCCTTCACCGCCTGGATCGGCGATTTCTTCAAGGTTGCCCAAGTGACCATGCCGGATGGATCGCGTGAATGGCGCTGGATCATCCCCGCCGGGCTGCCACGACTGGGTGAATTTATTGTAAAAATGATCCCATCGCTAAGCTGGGACAGCCTGGGTGCGGATCTGGCCAACTGGTTCTGGCGCTGGAAAACTTGGCTTGTCCTGCTCGTCGAGACCATCCAGATTGCATTCATGGCGACCGCGCTGGGTGTCGTCGGTGGGTTTGTCCTATCGTTTCCCGCCGCCCGCAACCTGAGCCCCAACAAATGGGTTTTGTTCCTCACCCGCCGCTATCTGGAGATCGCGCGCACGGTGCCGGAACTGGTCTGGGCGCTGATCTTCGTCTTCTGCTTTTCCGTCGGCCCCATGGCCGGGGTCATGGCCATCGGCCTTCACACCACCGGCGCGCTGGGGAAACTCTATTCGGAAGTGAACGAAAACATCGACATGCGCCCACTGGAGGGCGTCAAGGCGGCTGGTGGAACATGGTTTGACCAAATCCGTTATGGCGCGGTGCCGCAGGTACTACCCAACATCATCAGCTACACGTTGCTGCGGTTTGAAATCAACGTGCGCGCCTCGTCGATCATCGGCTACGTCGGCGCGGGCGGTTTGGGCCAAGAGTTCCGCACCGCGATGAGCTTTCAAGAATACACCGACCTCTCGGCGCTGTTCATCATCATCTTTGTGACCGTGATGGTGATCGACTACGGCTCGGAAAAGCTGCGCCACCGGGTCATTGGCATGGAGGCACGGCCATGA
- the phnE gene encoding phosphonate ABC transporter, permease protein PhnE: MSLTTDQIDAARARVPLAFRDPLPVRLRRYVLWSFFIGLFCWCLYDFNITPARIWEGLARFGTVASFMFPPHIWTEWEPFADVLNGLGETLAIAFLGTLLGAVFAFPLSFLGAKNINRLNFLRLSTRRGYDVIRAIETLILALIFIRAFGLGPLAGILAIAVSEIGTFAKLFSEAIENTSSKPVDGVKASGGSRLQQIRFGIGPQVNPVLLSILLYNFESNVRSGTILGIVGAGGIGFLLSDRIAAYKWDEAWSIIFLIIAMVYLIDWLSGLIRSRMIGAQSLTK, from the coding sequence ATGAGCCTGACCACTGACCAGATCGACGCCGCCCGCGCCCGCGTGCCGCTGGCCTTTCGCGACCCACTGCCGGTTCGCTTGCGTCGCTACGTCCTGTGGAGTTTTTTCATCGGGTTGTTCTGCTGGTGTCTGTACGACTTCAACATCACGCCCGCGCGCATCTGGGAGGGGCTTGCCCGCTTTGGCACTGTTGCCAGCTTTATGTTCCCGCCCCATATCTGGACGGAATGGGAACCGTTCGCGGATGTTCTCAACGGATTGGGCGAAACCTTGGCTATCGCCTTTCTGGGCACGCTGCTGGGCGCGGTCTTTGCCTTCCCGCTGTCGTTCCTGGGTGCCAAGAATATCAATCGGCTGAACTTCCTGCGGTTGTCGACGCGGCGCGGCTACGACGTCATACGCGCCATCGAGACCCTGATCCTTGCCTTGATCTTTATCCGCGCCTTTGGTCTGGGGCCGCTGGCCGGTATCCTGGCCATCGCCGTCAGCGAGATCGGCACCTTTGCCAAGCTGTTCTCCGAAGCGATCGAAAATACCTCGTCCAAGCCGGTTGACGGGGTCAAGGCATCGGGCGGCTCGCGTCTGCAACAGATCCGCTTTGGCATCGGCCCGCAGGTCAATCCGGTACTGCTGTCAATCCTGCTGTACAACTTTGAATCCAACGTCCGGTCCGGCACCATCCTTGGTATCGTCGGTGCCGGGGGCATCGGTTTCCTGCTGTCCGATCGCATCGCCGCCTACAAATGGGACGAAGCGTGGTCCATTATCTTCCTCATCATCGCAATGGTCTACTTGATCGATTGGCTTTCGGGCTTGATCCGCAGCCGGATGATTGGCGCGCAGTCGCTTACAAAATGA
- a CDS encoding DapH/DapD/GlmU-related protein — protein sequence MKRLSEVATIHPEASVVDCTLGAWTEVGRGTQMRESTMGDWSYITQDCNVVWTTIGKMCSIANAARINPGNHPTWRAIQHHSVYRAEAYGLGEDDTEFFGWRRADHVTIGHDVWIGHGVTVTAGVTIGDGAVVGAGAVVTRDVAPYTVVGGVPARVIKHRFDAAQSEALQEIAIWDWSREKYRAALPDIRDLNIDAFIEKYA from the coding sequence ATGAAACGCCTCTCTGAAGTCGCCACCATCCACCCCGAGGCCAGCGTTGTGGATTGCACGCTGGGTGCTTGGACTGAAGTCGGGCGGGGCACGCAAATGCGTGAATCCACGATGGGGGATTGGTCCTATATCACCCAAGATTGCAACGTGGTGTGGACGACCATCGGCAAGATGTGTTCGATTGCCAATGCAGCCCGGATCAATCCGGGGAACCACCCCACATGGCGCGCCATTCAGCATCATTCGGTCTACCGAGCCGAAGCCTATGGTTTGGGCGAAGACGATACCGAGTTCTTTGGCTGGCGCAGGGCCGATCATGTGACCATCGGGCATGACGTCTGGATCGGGCACGGTGTCACGGTCACGGCAGGCGTAACCATCGGTGACGGTGCCGTGGTTGGCGCTGGTGCCGTCGTGACCCGCGATGTGGCACCTTATACTGTTGTTGGCGGCGTCCCGGCCCGGGTCATCAAGCATCGATTTGACGCTGCTCAGTCAGAGGCGCTTCAGGAAATTGCGATCTGGGACTGGTCGCGCGAAAAATATAGGGCTGCATTGCCGGACATTCGCGATCTGAACATCGATGCCTTCATCGAAAAATACGCCTGA
- the rsgA gene encoding ribosome small subunit-dependent GTPase A encodes MTDETLTGLGWSDHFARQLTPEDTGLTPARIAEVHRDRLRAVTLAGQADLLPSESTGTYVVGDWVLSDATHAVRRLTPTGDITRRAAGRDVRIQRIAANVDTLGIVTSCNADFNVARLERYLALAHSGGCLPLIVLTKPDMAEDADTYLRQTQRLSPLVTAISLNARDPEEVARLTPWCKNGQTLALVGSSGVGKTTLRNALTGGDAATRGIREDDARGRHTTTNRSLAPTLAGGWLIDTPGMRELQLADVGDGISAVFDDIEELALTCRFRNCAHEGEPGCAVQAAITAGDLDADRLTRWGKLLREDRHNSESVAEARARGKAFNRVVKEAVSKSKRKRTPGDTA; translated from the coding sequence TTGACAGATGAAACACTGACCGGCCTTGGATGGTCGGACCATTTTGCACGACAACTGACGCCAGAGGATACGGGCCTGACCCCTGCCCGGATCGCCGAGGTTCACCGCGACCGGCTGCGCGCCGTGACCCTTGCGGGTCAGGCTGACCTGTTGCCGTCAGAATCCACTGGAACCTATGTTGTGGGCGATTGGGTTCTGAGCGACGCCACCCACGCGGTGCGACGGTTGACCCCGACCGGCGACATCACCCGCCGGGCCGCCGGACGCGACGTCAGGATTCAGCGCATCGCAGCAAACGTCGACACGCTGGGCATCGTCACCAGTTGCAACGCGGATTTCAACGTGGCGCGGCTGGAACGCTATCTGGCTCTGGCGCATTCCGGCGGCTGCCTGCCGCTTATCGTGCTGACCAAACCCGATATGGCCGAAGACGCGGACACCTACCTGCGACAGACGCAGCGCCTGTCGCCGCTGGTTACCGCGATCAGCCTGAACGCCCGCGATCCCGAAGAGGTCGCCCGCCTGACGCCTTGGTGTAAGAACGGTCAAACGCTCGCGCTTGTCGGCTCATCCGGCGTGGGCAAGACCACCTTGCGCAATGCGTTGACAGGTGGGGACGCCGCCACACGCGGCATCCGCGAGGATGATGCCAGAGGCCGCCACACCACAACAAACCGCAGCCTTGCGCCGACGCTGGCGGGCGGTTGGCTGATCGATACGCCGGGAATGCGCGAATTGCAGTTGGCCGATGTGGGCGACGGCATCAGCGCGGTCTTTGACGACATTGAGGAACTGGCGTTGACCTGCCGTTTCCGAAATTGCGCACATGAAGGCGAACCGGGCTGCGCCGTGCAAGCCGCCATTACCGCCGGAGATCTGGACGCCGACCGCCTGACCCGCTGGGGAAAACTGCTGCGCGAGGATCGTCACAACTCTGAATCGGTGGCCGAAGCGCGCGCGCGCGGCAAAGCGTTCAACCGGGTCGTGAAAGAGGCCGTGTCCAAGAGCAAGCGCAAGCGGACCCCCGGCGACACCGCCTGA
- a CDS encoding glycosyl transferase, with the protein MSPINVMCIKWGTLFGPEYVNRLYSGVRRNLSRPVRFLCMTEDSAGFHPDIEVLDLPVEPFAEPMNAALAVANRQGAMRKTSLFRPDLVPDLEGPVLGFDLDVVITGSLDEIHDLAPGTVAMRHDWTEKRKGRPTGHGSVFRFDPALHGFLYEDLAANPYAEVEEARGSEQRYTSHKAMGRDVFTYIPDPWVVSFKYDCNPFPGNYLRAPRLPADARVVCFHGHPKMPEAIAGYSGSVIRHAKPCDWLQDHWVTRARADLGSDWA; encoded by the coding sequence ATGTCACCGATCAACGTCATGTGCATCAAATGGGGGACGCTGTTTGGTCCCGAATACGTCAACCGGCTGTATTCGGGGGTGCGACGGAACCTGTCGCGCCCGGTGCGGTTTCTTTGCATGACCGAGGACAGCGCAGGGTTTCACCCGGACATCGAGGTGTTGGACCTGCCGGTAGAGCCCTTTGCAGAGCCGATGAACGCAGCCCTTGCGGTGGCCAACCGCCAGGGCGCAATGCGCAAGACTTCGCTATTCCGGCCCGATCTGGTGCCAGACCTTGAGGGGCCGGTGCTGGGCTTTGATCTGGACGTGGTGATCACCGGGTCGCTGGACGAGATCCACGACCTTGCGCCCGGCACGGTGGCGATGCGCCACGACTGGACCGAAAAGCGCAAGGGGCGGCCAACTGGGCATGGATCGGTGTTCCGCTTTGATCCGGCGCTTCATGGGTTTCTCTACGAGGATCTGGCTGCCAACCCCTATGCAGAGGTCGAAGAGGCGCGCGGGTCAGAGCAGCGCTATACCTCGCACAAGGCGATGGGGCGGGATGTTTTTACCTATATTCCAGACCCTTGGGTCGTCTCGTTCAAGTATGATTGCAACCCGTTCCCGGGTAACTATTTGCGCGCGCCGCGCTTGCCCGCAGATGCCCGGGTTGTCTGTTTTCACGGGCATCCCAAGATGCCAGAGGCCATCGCCGGTTATAGTGGGTCGGTGATCCGCCATGCTAAGCCTTGCGATTGGCTGCAGGATCACTGGGTCACGCGGGCACGCGCCGATCTGGGCAGCGACTGGGCCTGA
- the fabF gene encoding beta-ketoacyl-ACP synthase II produces MTRRVVVTGLGLVTPLASGVEETWSRLLDGQSGAGTITKFDASHLATTYACEVPYGDGTDGTFNADDYMDKKEQRKVDEFIRFGIAAAEQAVQDAGWTPEDEEDRLRTGVMIGSGIGGLNSIAETALLIRDKGPRRVSPFFIPGALINLISGNVSIRYGFKGPNHAVVTACSTGAHAIGDAARLIKYGDADVMIAGGAEAAISEIGIAGFNACKALSTKRGDDPQKASRPYDADRDGFVMGEGAGVVVLEEYEHAKARGARIYAEVCGYGLSGDAYHITAPSSDGDGGERSMRAALKDAGLTPDALDYINAHGTSTMADTIELGAVERMLGDAVSKATMSSTKSATGHLLGAAGAIEAIFSILAIRDQVAPPTINLDNPAVETPIDLAPNAKREREITYALSNSFGFGGTNASVIFGKPE; encoded by the coding sequence ATGACACGTCGCGTAGTTGTCACCGGGCTGGGGCTGGTCACGCCACTGGCCTCCGGAGTGGAAGAAACATGGTCGCGGTTGCTGGACGGACAGTCCGGCGCGGGCACGATCACCAAGTTCGACGCCAGCCATCTGGCCACGACCTATGCCTGTGAAGTGCCCTATGGCGACGGCACTGACGGCACCTTTAATGCCGATGACTACATGGACAAGAAAGAACAGCGCAAGGTGGATGAGTTCATCCGCTTTGGCATCGCGGCCGCCGAACAGGCGGTCCAGGATGCAGGCTGGACGCCTGAGGACGAAGAGGACCGCCTGCGCACCGGCGTCATGATCGGGTCGGGTATCGGTGGTCTGAATTCCATCGCGGAAACCGCGCTGTTGATCCGTGACAAGGGTCCGCGCCGCGTGTCGCCGTTCTTTATCCCCGGCGCGCTGATCAACTTGATTTCCGGCAATGTGTCGATCCGCTACGGCTTCAAGGGGCCGAACCACGCGGTTGTGACCGCGTGTTCCACCGGCGCGCATGCCATCGGCGATGCGGCGCGACTGATCAAATACGGCGACGCCGACGTGATGATTGCGGGCGGTGCAGAGGCGGCCATTTCAGAGATCGGCATCGCCGGGTTCAACGCCTGCAAGGCGCTGTCGACCAAACGCGGCGATGATCCGCAAAAGGCCAGCCGTCCCTATGATGCTGACCGCGACGGATTTGTCATGGGCGAAGGCGCGGGCGTCGTGGTGCTGGAAGAATACGAACACGCCAAGGCGCGCGGTGCTAGGATCTACGCCGAGGTTTGCGGCTACGGGTTGTCGGGCGACGCCTATCATATCACCGCGCCCTCGTCAGACGGGGACGGCGGCGAGCGGTCGATGCGGGCCGCGCTCAAGGATGCGGGCCTGACGCCGGATGCGCTGGACTATATCAACGCGCATGGCACCTCGACCATGGCGGACACCATCGAACTGGGCGCGGTAGAGCGTATGTTGGGCGATGCGGTGTCCAAGGCCACCATGTCCTCGACCAAATCGGCGACCGGGCATCTGCTGGGCGCGGCGGGCGCGATCGAGGCGATCTTTTCGATCCTCGCAATCCGCGATCAAGTGGCCCCGCCGACCATCAATCTGGACAATCCGGCGGTCGAAACACCCATCGACCTTGCGCCCAACGCCAAACGCGAACGCGAGATCACCTATGCTTTGTCGAACTCTTTCGGCTTTGGCGGTACCAACGCCAGCGTGATCTTCGGCAAACCGGAGTAA
- the mltG gene encoding endolytic transglycosylase MltG produces the protein MWRSIASNALTFLVVALFLFGGVLIWGQSEYSAEGPLDAPICLEVPRGTNMRAVSEDLSEQGAVSSAMIFRLGADYTDRAQELKAGSYLVPEHASMTEITDIVTRGGASTCGTEVVYRIGVTRATVQVREIDPATGRYEERASFDPGEGDIPEVYTRVKQAGDTRYRVALAEGVTSWQVVEELKQIDVLEGAVDVPPEGSLAPDSYEIGQGDSRADVIARMQQAQEVILAQAWSNRASGLPLESPEEALILASIIEKETGGPQERREVASVFVNRLEKGMRLQTDPTVIYGVTEGQGVLGRGLRQSELRRETPWNTYVINGLPPTPIANPGRASIEAALDPANTDYIYFVAKTLNPADGHNFAVTLDEHNRNVAAYRALEAARDQ, from the coding sequence ATGTGGCGCAGTATCGCCTCGAACGCGCTGACCTTTCTGGTTGTCGCGCTGTTCCTTTTCGGCGGCGTCCTGATCTGGGGCCAGTCCGAGTATTCGGCCGAAGGGCCGCTTGACGCGCCGATCTGCCTTGAGGTGCCGCGCGGCACCAATATGCGCGCGGTGTCGGAAGACCTGTCAGAGCAGGGCGCGGTGTCTAGTGCGATGATCTTTCGCCTAGGCGCGGATTACACCGATAGGGCGCAAGAGTTGAAAGCGGGCAGCTATCTGGTGCCGGAACACGCCTCGATGACCGAGATCACCGATATCGTCACGCGTGGCGGGGCCTCGACCTGTGGGACAGAGGTGGTGTACCGGATCGGGGTCACGCGCGCCACGGTGCAGGTGCGTGAGATCGACCCGGCGACGGGCCGCTATGAGGAACGCGCCAGCTTTGACCCCGGTGAGGGGGATATCCCCGAGGTGTACACCCGCGTCAAGCAAGCGGGCGACACGCGCTACCGCGTGGCTCTGGCCGAGGGTGTGACCAGCTGGCAGGTGGTCGAGGAGTTGAAACAGATCGACGTTCTGGAGGGCGCGGTGGACGTGCCGCCAGAAGGCAGTCTGGCCCCCGACAGTTATGAGATCGGGCAAGGCGACAGCCGCGCCGATGTCATCGCACGGATGCAGCAGGCGCAGGAGGTGATCCTTGCTCAGGCGTGGTCAAACCGCGCATCTGGCCTGCCATTGGAAAGCCCGGAAGAGGCGCTGATCCTTGCCTCGATCATCGAAAAGGAAACCGGTGGTCCGCAAGAGCGGCGCGAGGTGGCCAGCGTCTTTGTGAACCGTCTGGAAAAGGGCATGCGCCTGCAAACCGACCCGACGGTGATTTATGGCGTGACTGAAGGGCAGGGCGTGTTGGGTCGGGGACTACGGCAGTCCGAACTGCGTAGGGAAACGCCGTGGAACACCTATGTGATCAACGGGTTGCCGCCGACACCCATCGCCAACCCCGGCCGCGCCAGTATTGAGGCAGCGCTGGACCCGGCGAACACGGACTACATCTATTTCGTGGCCAAGACGCTGAACCCTGCGGATGGGCATAACTTTGCCGTCACGCTGGATGAGCATAACCGTAACGTGGCAGCGTATCGCGCGCTGGAGGCGGCGCGCGACCAGTAG
- a CDS encoding MmcQ/YjbR family DNA-binding protein, with amino-acid sequence MSRDIVNDICRSLPGADWSDPWGGGHDAWKVGGKMFACIGSMGGGVSVKTPSIADAQLLIDMQRAARAPYFHRSWVQVDWNAIPPEELRDRIETSYQIVLSNLTKKAQRAVSGH; translated from the coding sequence ATGAGCCGGGACATCGTCAACGACATTTGCCGGAGCTTGCCCGGCGCAGACTGGTCCGACCCATGGGGCGGCGGCCATGACGCGTGGAAGGTGGGCGGCAAGATGTTCGCCTGCATCGGCAGCATGGGCGGCGGCGTTTCGGTCAAAACCCCGTCGATCGCAGATGCCCAACTGCTGATCGACATGCAGCGCGCCGCCCGCGCGCCCTATTTCCACCGCTCATGGGTGCAGGTGGATTGGAACGCCATCCCCCCAGAGGAACTGCGTGACCGGATCGAAACCTCCTACCAGATCGTCCTTTCCAACCTCACCAAGAAAGCGCAGCGCGCTGTCTCGGGCCACTAA
- the soxR gene encoding redox-sensitive transcriptional activator SoxR, whose translation MKKHGLTIGDISARTGLAPSAIRHYESESLVFPDRNEGGQRRYQRADVRRLSFVMIAQQLGFTLAEIRTELSTLPLDRAPTKADWTRISRRFGQVLDARIDRMTALRERLASCIGCGCLSLQSCQLYNPEDRAARAGAGPRYLMGDRPLDE comes from the coding sequence ATGAAAAAACATGGTCTGACGATCGGGGATATCTCGGCACGCACCGGGCTGGCCCCCTCCGCCATCCGCCACTACGAATCCGAATCATTGGTCTTTCCCGACCGCAACGAAGGCGGGCAGCGGCGTTATCAACGGGCCGATGTCCGGCGGCTGTCGTTTGTGATGATCGCGCAGCAACTTGGATTTACTCTTGCTGAAATCCGGACCGAACTGTCGACCCTGCCGCTGGACCGCGCACCGACCAAGGCGGACTGGACCCGGATCTCGCGCCGCTTCGGGCAGGTGCTGGATGCGCGCATCGACCGCATGACCGCTCTGCGAGAGCGGCTGGCCAGTTGCATCGGCTGCGGTTGCCTATCCTTGCAAAGCTGCCAGCTTTACAACCCAGAGGACCGCGCCGCCCGCGCAGGGGCTGGCCCACGCTACCTGATGGGGGATCGGCCGCTGGACGAATAG
- a CDS encoding VOC family protein has product MARLEHVNITVPDAKATAAFLTRLLGWQIRWEGDSLNGGYSVHVGEADSYLALYSPKTIVAPAGPRYVNSAGLNHIGIVVNDLDAVEARVRDLGYETHNHADYEPGRRFYFDGPDAVEYEMVCYD; this is encoded by the coding sequence ATGGCACGATTGGAACACGTCAACATCACCGTCCCAGACGCCAAGGCGACGGCGGCGTTCCTGACCCGGCTTCTGGGCTGGCAGATCCGTTGGGAGGGAGACTCTCTCAATGGCGGGTATTCTGTGCATGTGGGAGAGGCGGACAGCTATCTGGCGCTGTATTCGCCGAAGACGATAGTGGCCCCTGCCGGACCGCGCTACGTCAACAGTGCCGGGTTGAATCATATCGGCATCGTGGTGAACGATCTGGACGCGGTAGAGGCGCGGGTGCGTGATCTGGGGTATGAGACCCACAACCATGCGGACTATGAGCCGGGCCGCCGGTTTTATTTCGACGGGCCGGATGCGGTGGAATATGAGATGGTCTGCTACGACTGA
- the cysS gene encoding cysteine--tRNA ligase, producing the protein MDIRFTNSRTRKKEIFRPIDRTNVRMYLCGPTVYDRAHLGNARPVLVFDVLYRLLRHVYGADHVTYVRNFTDVDDKINATALKRKEAGAAGSLEDLVRERSDETIGWYHADMDALGALRPDHEPRATGYIGEMVAMIETLIALGHAYAAEGHVLFSVESYAGYGALSGRSVEDMIAGARVEVAPYKKNPMDFVLWKPSTDDLPGWESPWGRGRPGWHIECSAMSHALLGESFDIHGGGNDLTFPHHENEIAQSKCAHPEGDFARVWLHNEMLQVEGKKMSKSLGNFFTVRDLLDQGIPGEVIRFVMLSTHYRKPMDWTAEKAREAEAILRKWRGLAVGARATNDVSPDVLAALKDDLNTPKAIAELHSLADKLNRTQRSEVPQGDVDQFTASAGLLGLLEDNSTMGSWIFGGAVDKAAVSLLLESFESKLFQARSEAMKTKDFSEVDKLKAALIATGVEVRMSKAGVELVPGAGFDAAKLESLE; encoded by the coding sequence ATGGACATTCGCTTTACCAATTCCCGGACCCGGAAGAAGGAAATCTTCCGGCCGATCGACCGGACGAACGTGCGGATGTATCTCTGCGGCCCAACGGTCTATGACCGCGCCCATCTGGGTAACGCGCGGCCCGTGCTGGTGTTCGACGTTCTCTACCGCTTGCTGCGTCACGTCTACGGTGCCGATCACGTCACCTATGTGCGCAACTTCACCGACGTGGACGACAAGATCAACGCCACCGCGCTGAAACGTAAAGAGGCGGGGGCGGCCGGGTCTTTGGAGGATTTGGTACGCGAACGGTCGGATGAGACGATTGGTTGGTATCACGCCGACATGGACGCCTTGGGCGCGTTGCGACCGGATCACGAACCGCGCGCCACCGGTTATATCGGTGAGATGGTCGCCATGATCGAGACCCTGATCGCGCTCGGCCACGCCTATGCGGCGGAGGGCCATGTGCTGTTCTCGGTCGAGAGTTACGCAGGCTATGGCGCGCTGTCTGGCCGGTCGGTCGAGGACATGATCGCCGGTGCCCGGGTCGAGGTAGCACCTTACAAGAAAAATCCGATGGACTTTGTCTTGTGGAAGCCGTCTACGGACGACTTGCCGGGATGGGAGTCTCCCTGGGGGCGTGGACGACCGGGGTGGCATATCGAATGCTCTGCGATGAGCCACGCGCTGTTGGGTGAGAGTTTTGACATTCACGGCGGCGGCAATGACCTGACCTTTCCGCACCATGAGAATGAGATCGCCCAGTCGAAATGCGCGCACCCTGAGGGGGATTTCGCGCGCGTCTGGCTGCACAACGAAATGCTGCAGGTCGAGGGCAAGAAGATGTCCAAGTCTTTGGGCAACTTCTTTACGGTGCGGGATTTGCTTGATCAGGGCATTCCTGGAGAGGTGATCCGGTTTGTGATGTTGTCGACGCATTACCGCAAACCGATGGACTGGACGGCGGAGAAGGCGCGTGAGGCTGAAGCCATACTGCGCAAGTGGCGCGGCCTTGCTGTCGGTGCGCGTGCGACCAATGACGTTAGCCCTGATGTTCTGGCAGCTTTGAAGGATGACTTGAATACCCCGAAAGCAATAGCAGAACTGCATAGCCTTGCAGACAAGCTCAATCGGACTCAGCGTTCAGAGGTTCCTCAAGGCGATGTCGATCAGTTTACTGCTTCTGCAGGCCTGCTTGGGCTTCTAGAAGACAACTCAACGATGGGATCTTGGATTTTTGGTGGTGCTGTCGACAAAGCGGCGGTCTCACTATTGTTAGAGAGTTTTGAAAGTAAGCTGTTCCAGGCTCGATCAGAGGCCATGAAGACCAAGGATTTCTCCGAGGTCGACAAGTTGAAAGCCGCGCTGATCGCAACAGGGGTCGAGGTGCGCATGTCCAAGGCGGGCGTGGAACTGGTGCCGGGCGCAGGGTTTGATGCGGCCAAGTTGGAGTCATTGGAATGA